AGCGCACCGGACGAAGCCCGGCAGAAATTCGTGTCGCGCTGATTGCGGAAGGTGAGTGGATCTACGGCATGGATTACACGATCGGGATGGCCGGCGGCGCATCGCCGTGCTCATACCACGAGGGAATGCCGACCCATCCAACCCGCGTGCAGGCAATTCGCGGGGCCGTGCGCGACCTCACCCGCCGCATCGAGACGAGCCCCACCATGTCGAAAGCCAAGGAGACTGCCAGCGTGCGTAAGTGGCTCGACAAGCTGTATGCGATGCCCGACCCCGACTGGACGTCGGAAATGGCGCTGGAGACGCCCAAATGACCTCGCGCCCGGCCCTTTCTACCCTACGTCCGCTGCCGCGAAAGCGGGAACACGCGAAGAACCGCCCGGCTATCGCACTGGCGAGCGTCAACGGCACTTCGATGCAGTCGAACAGCGACGGGCTGACGCCCGCAAAAGCGATCCAGAAAGACGAAGCGCCGCTCGCGCGGCGCAAACCTATCCAGACGAACGAAGCCTTGGCGGATGCCCGCCAAGGCAGGCTCGCGCGACTCGACGCCCTTCGCATCGAGATCCGCGACCTAATCACCGAGATCTCGCACGCAGCCGACGTCGAGCTGCTGGACCTGATGGCCAACGAGATCGGATCGTTCGCTCGCCACAAGGCAGCGCAGGATGCGCGCGCCTGGGCCGCAACCGCCGGCATCACGCTGGAAACCGGTTTGATGCAGCTCGGCCGCGCACTGCCACAACACAAAGCAAAGTGAAATGACCCGACGCAACAGTCCTTTTGAAGTCTGCGGGCTCAAACCAATCAGGCAGGACAGCGAAGGTCCCCTCTTTAACCCTGCCGAAGCTGCCACGATGGTTGCGAATTACATCAATGCAGACACACACTACTTTCAGCGAAAAACAAAAGATATGAATACCGATTTTGCAAAAGCCGAATCCGCCACCCAAGATGCGATCGCACTCTTCGAGCGTTCACTGTCTCGCATGGTCGACGCCGAAAAGCAAGTTGCTGAGTCCACGAAAAAAGCAGCGGGGAGTGTTCGGAAGTCTGCAAACGAACTCGGCGATACGATGCAACGTCTCTTGAAAACGGCGGATATCGACCGCCTTGAACGGTACGCAACCGTCCTCGAACGCATGGCAACCGCTATGCACGCATTGGCTACCTTGGAGATCGACGGCAAGCTCGATCGTATTGTCAGCGCCATTCGATAACCGGGGAAAGTCATGGAAAATTTCACCAGCAACTACGATGCCCTGCAAGCAGCCGCCGAACGCGCCACTAAGGGGAACTGGATCAATGTCGGCGCATGGGTAGAAAACGAGCGCGACGACCTGAAGGATATTTGCGACTGCCGCCCAAACGGGAACGAAGACGACGAGCAGGCGCTGCTCGACGCCGCCTATATCGCCCTCGCGAACCCTGACACCATCCTTCGCCTTCTCCGTGAATGGCGTACCGCGCGAGAAGCCACCTCGCAGCATCCCACGCAAGCGAGCGTTGCAGCCAACCAACTTTGCCTCTGCGGCACCGTGCTCGCCCATACGCACCACCACTGCGCCACGCCCGTGATGTGGCGTATGTACGAGGAATCCAATGCGTTCCGGAACACGACCGCAGCAGCACGCGACATACTGACGGAACGCCACCGACAGATTCAGCATGAAGGTCTGACGCCTGATCGCGACGACGGCTATACCGAGGCGGAATTACCCCGTGCAGCCGCCGCGTACGTTCTCAGCGCCTGCGGGTTCAGCAACGCCGTTACGCTGGATTTCTGGCCGTGGATCACGGACTGGTGGAAGCCGACAACTCCTCGACGGAATCTCGTGAAAGCCGCCGCATTGATCCTCGCCGAGATCGAACGCATCGACCGAGATCCGGGCGATGAATCCCACCATGACCACCTGAACGGGGGATCACTGTGAGCCTGTTGACCCGCGCATACATCCTTGAGAAGTACGGCCCGCGCATGACACTGGCGCAGCTCGCGCGGCTACTTCTCATGTCGGAGGGAACCATCCGCAATCAGATCAGCGCCGAAACGTTCCCGATCCCGACTTACAAGGAAGGTGGCGGCCGCTTTGCTGCATACGACGCCGTCGCAGAGTACCTCGACGATATGTCCCGTCGCGCCCGCGCCGAAGCCGCATAGTCCACTTGTGAGCGACTGGTGGCGCGCCGCGTTAAAATCATGTATATCCTCACCAACTTAATAACATCCGGGGCGAAAGATGGCAGTTAGCGAGCCGTGGTCGACCGCAGAACTCGATCCCAAGAAGATTCAACTGGACCTACGCAATCCTCGTATCGAAATTGAACCGAACGCCAAGCCGGCCGAGATTCGCGCGAAACTTCTGAAATTCGAGGACGTGCTTGACCTCGCACGAGGAATCATTCGGAACGAGGGCCTCTTTCACGGCGAGCGCATCATCACCGTTGTTGAGGGAGGGAAGCACATCGTCCTCGAAGGAAATCGCCGCGTCGCCGCTTGCCAAATGCTTCTAGACCCATCGCTCATTCCTGAGGAGTTTGTCGGCCGATTCCCTGCCGCCCCGCCCGCTGTCAAAGCTACTCTGCGCAAGCTGAGCGCCGACGTAGCGCCGAACAGAGAAGCAGCCGATCCGGTGTTGACGAAACGCCACACAGAGCGCAGCGCAAAACCTTGGTCGCCGGTAGCGAAGATGCGCCGAGCGGTGCGCATGCTCGAGCACGCCCCAATCGACAAAGTCGCTGAAGCACTCGGCACAACGCCGGGCGCAATTCGAAAACTTGTGAAGCCATACCGACTCCTCAAGTACGCACTCGATCTGGATACGTGGACCGATGACGAACGCGCGGTACTCGAGAACGAAAAACTTGTCACCAACCCCTATACACGCTTCTTCACGTTGGCAGACACCCAGCGTATCTTGCAGTTATCGTTCGACGCCGATCAGAACCCCGTCAGCGCACTGCCTCCGAAAGTTTTCAAAGAGCAGATGATCGCAATAGCACGCGACTTTCTGCTCCCCGACCCCGAGAAAGGCAAGCCACGTTGCGATACCCGTACGGAACCGATGAAGTATTTTGAACGGTTTCTCGAATCGCCCGAAGGCAAGAAACACATCAAGCCAGCGGAGCCACGTCAGCAACCCAAGGGTGATGGCAAAGACCCCAAAGCGCCGGGCCAGCCCGCAGGTGGCCCCAATGCCGGCGCACCGCGTCCAAAAACGCAAAAGATATCTATTTTCTTCGAAAAACTTGAGTGCCACGTAACTGAAGACAATCTGATTGCATTGACTCGGGAAATCCGCGGAATCAACCACAAGACCACACCGATTTCGGCTTCTTTAGTTCTACGAGCGCTATTCGAATGCGCCTTGGGTTATCAAATAAGGAAGGCCAAAAAATGGGGTGAACTCATGAAGCTCGAAAAGCAACCGGGCCGTGACCCTGCGCTCGCCAGCATGATCAACTTTTGCTCGAACTTCAATAACGGGGTGTTTTCGGAGAATAAGATTTGCCGAGTTCTCTCTGCCGGCACCACGAAGCAAGCCAAAGATTATCTCGACTCAATGACGCACCTCAAGTATCAACAGGCCGACGCACCGACACTGGAAACGATTGCAAACAATATTCGCGGCGTCATTCAGTATATTTTGGAAGGAAACTGAACATGCCAAAGAAACTCCTCCCTCGCAACGAACCTCTTAGCCCACTGCGATACCCAGGTGGGAAGGCGCGGCTAGCCGCCTATATCAGCGGTGTCATTGAAGAAAATTATCTGAATGGCTGCACCTTTTACGAACCCTTTGCGGGTGGCGCCTCGGTTTCGCTGGAACTGCTTCGTCTGGGCTTTATCTCTAGTGCAGTACTGATCGAGCGTGATCCATTGGTATATGCGTTCTGGTGGTGCGTCTTCAATATCACCGATGACCTCTGCGCAGCCGTCGAAGCATGCCCCGTCACGATGGAAACATGGACTCAGTTGCAACCCACAAGAGAGGTAGCCTATCCCGCGGACGGGCGTTTTACGATACTGCAGCTCGGTGTAGCTGGACTATTCTACAATCGAACAAATTTTTCCGGCATTCTCGGCGCAGGACCAATTGGCGGGGAAGCTCAAACTTCTCGCTACAAGATCGACTGTCGCTTTAACAAAGAAAAGATCGTTCGACAAATTCGCTCAGTGGCTCGCTTTGCAGACCGAGTTAGAATTTATTGTGATGACGCAATTTCCTTCATGCGCACCAACGCAGAAGAGATCGCAACAGGATTTGCGTTTGTATACGTCGATCCGCCATATTATCAACAAGGTCCGAAGCTGTATCGACACCACTATACCGACGCGGATCACGTTGCGCTCGCTCAATTTCTGCAAACTCAAGGCTATCCGTGGCTGCTGAGCTATGATGACCACCCTCGTATTCGCGAACTGTACGACGGAAATACTGTTCAGCCGATCTATCTCGACTATAACGTCAAATCAAGTCGCACCGCTCGCGAACTTGCCATTTCGAACCTGATGATTCCGGTTCCAGTATATGAAGGTATGCCGGAATTGCTGGGTATAGAGGTAGAAGCGTAACGCGCTCTACTCGTTCACCAACTTCAATTGCCCCTTCTTCGCAACCTGATCCGGCCGCAAATTCGTGTAGCGTTTCAGGTTGCGCCAATCCTTGTGGCCGGTCACGGCCGCGACCTCGGGAATATCCCACCCGTCCTCGAAAAGTGCGCTTGTCGCTTCGTGCCGAAGGTCGTGTAGCCGCAGGTCGACGATCCCCTTGTCGACACACGCCAGCTTGAAATACTTGCTGGCCGTGCTCTTGTCGAACCGGAAGATGTACTCGTTCGGATGCGGCTCGATTGTCGGGTCCGCCTTGCGTTTTGCCTCGTACGCTGGCGGCACCGGATATCGGGCCTGACGCAGCAACACTTCGAGCGAATCGCCGATCAGCGGCACCCACTCGTCGTTGCCCTTCTTCTGTCGCGGATGCTTGCGATCACGGACGAGCGCGAGACGGCGCTCGACGTCGAGGTCCGACCACGTCAAGCGAAACAGTTCGCCACGCCGGAATGCGCTTTTCATCGCAACTCGGATCACATCCGGCACCGCTTGTTCGCGCTCCGGATGCTCCGCAAACCACTGGAAGATTTTTACGATCTCGTCGCGAGTCGGCCGGCGATCCCGATGCTTGCCGGGGCCAATGAGCTGCAGGTGATCAAGTGTCGGACGCGCAATGCTCGGGGCATGTGGCAATCGCAGATCCAGTAGCGACGCCATGTGTTTGTACACGGTCCCGAGCTTCGAGATATCCATGTCGATCGTGTACTGCCCGGCCCCCTCTTTCTTACGCTCCTGCGCGAACTTGACCAGCCGCTTAGTCGACAGCTTCGCCGCCACTTCATCATCAAAGTGACTTTCCAGCCGCTTGAGCATGTAGGCTTCATTCGACTTCTCGGCGACCGGTCGACCAGAGTCATTCCGCGCGCTTCGATACAAGCGCACCAGCTCGCCGACCGTGATCGTCTGTTCGTCGACGGCACCCTGCCCCTTGTCGATTCCGCCTTCGATCTCACGCGCCCATGCTTCAGCCGCGCCCTTGGTTCGAAATGTCTTTGCTATACTCTGTCCCCGTCGGCGGATTTGAGCCCGCCAACGGTCGCCGATCTTGAGGATCGAAGCCATGGAATACCCCGTTTGTGGACTGTAGCAATGCGTCATCCACATACACTGCTACAGGGTCGATTTGTAGCAGAATTGTAGCAGGCGGGGCGTTAAACTATGCTTCACAGCCCGTCATTTCGCGTCATGCGCGGATAGACGGGAATCCCGGAAAGGCAAGCGGGACAAGGCTAAGAGCCTGATTCATAAGGGTTCGATCCTCCCCGCTCAAACTATCCGCTCCCCGTAGTTCAATGGATAGAACAAGCGCCTCCTAAGCGCTAGATACAGGTTCGATTCCTGTCGGGGGGACCAGACATCCTCCATGGTTCGCCCCACTTCCCCACGAAAACCGCATCACGCCTGACGGCTTGTTACGGGCGTTCCGCAAAGCGCCATGACGATCGTGGCCTCCTGTTATTGAATCCGCCTGCAGCAGGTAAACGCTCGACGCTCAAGTACCGCGCCAACGGCCAGGGGAAGTGCCTGGCCTCGAAGCAGATCGGGGAACGGAAGCATTCAACGCACACGCCAATCGCCGAACCGCAAACTCCGTTCTACGCCGATCACGAATCGTTTGACTCACCGCAGCTGTGCAAGTACACTACGCGCCGCGGGGTGGAGCAGTCTGGCAGCTCGTCGGGCTCATAACCCGAAGGTCGTAGGTTCAAATCCTACCCCCGCAACCAACACCGAAGCCCGCTCTGCGAAAGCAAGCGGGCTTTTTGCTGTCCGGGTGCACTGCTCGCGTGCAGCGTCGCACACGAATGGCGGGGCATTCCAGCCACCACCGTGACATGCGACACACGATCGCACCTTGTCCGATCCTCACGGACACGCGCCGAACATTGCGTAGAATTCCGAACCTTCGTCAGCATACGGACTCCGTCAATGATTCGAGCGATCGCGGCACTGGCCGCGCTTTCAGCGATGACAGGCACCGCAAACGCCGCCGATACCGGCACCGCATCCGGCACGGCGCCGGCAAAACAGCGCTACGTCAGCCCGGGCATCGCCAACGTCACCGGCGCAGCAACACCGCGCCCGGAAAACGCGTCCTCCGACGCACGCTGCAGGGAACTGGCCGCCGGCATCGACGCAGTAACGCACGCACCCGACCGCGGCCAGAAGGTCGTGCGCGGGATCGGCCCGGACGGCAAGCCGCGCAACGAACTGCGCGCTTACGACAAACGGGCCGACCTCGAAGCCGAGCATCAACAACTCGGCTGCCGATAACGAACGTCACGCCGCCCGATCGAATCACGCCGGGCATCGGCGTTTACGCATTCGCACCGCCATCGATCGTCAACCCGGCCCCGTTGACCGACCGCCCTTCCGGCCCGACGACGAACGCAACGAGCGCCGCGACATCGTCGGCCTTGCCGTACTGCGGAATCGCCATCCGCGAGCGCTGCGCACCCGCATGTTCGCCGTCGGCCGGATTCATGTCGGTATCCGTCGAGCCCGGATGCACGATATTGACCGTGATGCCGCGCGAGCCGAGATCGCGCGCGAGCCCTTGCGTCCATCCGATCAGCGCGGCCTTGCTCGCCGCATAGAGGCTCATCCCCGCATCGGGCACGCGTGTCGCGAGGCAACTGCCGGTCGACACGATGCGCCCGCCCTCCCCGAGATGCCGCGCCGCCGCCTGCGACGCGACGATCACCGCGCGCACGTTCACGTTCAGCGTCGCGTCGATATCGTCGAGCGTGAGGTCGTCCAGCGCACCGGCCCGGAAAATCCCCGCGTTGTTGACGAGGATATCGAGTCCGCCGAACGCCTCCGCGGCACGATCGACTGCGTTGCGCACGGCAACCGGATCGGCGCTGTCGGCCTGGATCGCAACGGCGCGACGGCCCAGCGCCTCGATGCCGGCGACGACGGCCTGCGCCCGCTCGGCCGATTTTTCGTAGGTAATCGCGACGTCCGCACCATCGGCCGCCAACCGTTTCGCGATAGCGGCGCCGATGCCGCGACTGCCGCCCGTGATAAGTGCACGCTTGCCCTGAAGTCGGTCCATGTCCGTTCCTTTCCTCATTTATGTAATGACCGACACAGAATGTGGCAGGTTGCGCGGCACAGTCAATTGATTTATTTTATCGATCGATACAGATATCGACGAAGGAACGGACGCAATGGCTGAACGAGGCCGACCGAGAAGCTTCGACAAGGAAGCGGCGCTGGATCGCGCGATGGAGGTGTTCTGGCGCCTCGGCTACGAGGGTGCGTCGATGGCGGACCTGACGGCCGCGATGGGCATTGCGTCGCCGAGCCTGTATGCGGCGTTCGGCAGCAAGGAAGCGTTGTTCCGGCAAGCGCTCGAGCACTACGGCGCAACGGAGGGACGGGAAATCTGGGATGGGGTCGAACAGGCCGGCAGCGCGCACGACGCCGTGCGGAACTACCTGATGGATACCGCACGCGTGTTCACACGGCGGTCGAAACCGGCCGGCTGCCTGATCGTGCTGTCGGCGCTGCATCCGGCCGAGCGTTCCGACACCGTCCGGCAAACGCTGATTACGATGCGCGAGCGCACGGTCAAGGATCTGCGGGAGCGCCTCAGGCGAGGCGTCGCAACCGGCGAGATCTCGGCGCACGCGAACCTCGACGCGATCGCGCGGTACTACGTGACGGTTCAACAAGGGATGTCGATCCAGGCGCGCGACGGCGCAAGCCGTCGCGATCTGGAAGCCGTCGCGCAAGCCGCGCTGGCCGCGTGGCCGGCGCTCGTCGGCGCGAGCGGCGCCTAGCGACAGGATGCCGCAGCCGCACGCGGCCGCGCCGGCGCGTTACTGCTTCGCCGCGTGCTGCACGTCCTTCGACGCATGCCACACGCGATAGCGCACCTCGAAGCCGTCCGGCACATAGACGACCAACGGCAGGCGGCTGTTGTAACGCAGTAGCTGGCCGTCGCCGCGCACCTGCACGAACCGTTGCTGCGGCGCCTGGCCCGGGCAGGCCATCAGCGTCGACGCCGGCCCCTTCACATCGGTGAGCTGGTAGTACGTATAGCCCCAGCCCTTCACGTCCTCGGCGGTCAGTTCGCCACCGAACCACTGCTGGTTGCAGTCGGTCTGCAGCGTCTTGCCGATCATCAGTTCGACGCGCGCATCGCCCTCGTTCTCGAGCGCGGGCAGCGCGATCGCGACGCGCTGCTGGCCGGCCGCTGCCTGCGGAAACATCTTGATCGACTCGGCCGGCACGGCGGGCGCGGATGCCGGCCCGGCCGCGCACGCGGCGGCAGTCGTCACGCAGAAGGCGGCCAGCGCGGCCCGGATCGCGAATTTCATCGATGTGCTCCTGAAAAACAAATGAGCCGAGGATGCTAACACTTTCGTCGCAAGACCTTACGACGCTGTAATTTGACGACACAATTGCAAACAGCCAGCAATTCCCTTGCGCGGTATTTATAGGGGAATCAATGGAGAACATCATGCTGAAGCTCATTGCTGCCGCCGGCGTCGCGACCTTGCTGGCCGGCTGCGTCGTCGCCCCGGACGCCGGATACGGATACGGCTACGGGCAGCCCTACTATTCCGATCCCGGCTACGCGTACGGCCCGTCCCCCGTGTACGGCACGGTCAACATCTGGGGCGGTGGCGGCGGACGCGACTGGGATCGCGGCCGGCGCGACGGCCACCGCTGGGACGGTGATCGCGGCAACCGCGGCGGCGGCTGGGGGCGCGGCGGCGGACACCGCGGTGACTGGAACGATGGCGGCGGCGGGCACGGTAACGGTGGTGGCCATCGTCACTGACGTGCAATTGCAACCGTTTGTATCCGTGCACGGCCCGCCGACGGCCGGCGCGTCACGCAGACGAACGGACGGCCGCGGAAAAACAAAGGCCCTCGCATGAATGAAGCGAGGGCCTTTCCTTTTGTCGTCAGGTCCGGCGATGCAAACACCGGTTGATGCCGGCCCGTCCGGCACCAACCCGTTCACGCGTCGCGCGCCCGCCCGCTTACCAGCCGGCCGGTTGCGCGTAGCCGCCCGACACGGGCGCGCCGCACACATACGCGCGCTGGTAGCGGTCGTAGCAATAGTTCGGGCCATCGTCCTGGTACTGCGCCTGCTGATAGGTCGGATAGGCAGGCTGCTGGTACGCGGGCGCCTGATAGTACGTCGGCGGCTGATAGGCCGGTGCCTGGTACGCGGGCGCCTGATACACGACGGGCGGATTCATCGCGGACGTCACGATCGCGCCCAGCACCGCGCCGCCGATCAATGCGCCGATGACGGCGCCGCCGTCGCGGCCATGCGCGGACGCCGGGCCCGCCACGGCGAGCGAACCGGCGAGGACACACACTGCGGCAATCTTTTTCATGATGGACTCCCACGCGAAGTGGTACTGG
The nucleotide sequence above comes from Burkholderia pyrrocinia. Encoded proteins:
- a CDS encoding TetR/AcrR family transcriptional regulator; the protein is MAERGRPRSFDKEAALDRAMEVFWRLGYEGASMADLTAAMGIASPSLYAAFGSKEALFRQALEHYGATEGREIWDGVEQAGSAHDAVRNYLMDTARVFTRRSKPAGCLIVLSALHPAERSDTVRQTLITMRERTVKDLRERLRRGVATGEISAHANLDAIARYYVTVQQGMSIQARDGASRRDLEAVAQAALAAWPALVGASGA
- a CDS encoding DNA adenine methylase codes for the protein MPKKLLPRNEPLSPLRYPGGKARLAAYISGVIEENYLNGCTFYEPFAGGASVSLELLRLGFISSAVLIERDPLVYAFWWCVFNITDDLCAAVEACPVTMETWTQLQPTREVAYPADGRFTILQLGVAGLFYNRTNFSGILGAGPIGGEAQTSRYKIDCRFNKEKIVRQIRSVARFADRVRIYCDDAISFMRTNAEEIATGFAFVYVDPPYYQQGPKLYRHHYTDADHVALAQFLQTQGYPWLLSYDDHPRIRELYDGNTVQPIYLDYNVKSSRTARELAISNLMIPVPVYEGMPELLGIEVEA
- the eco gene encoding serine protease inhibitor ecotin; translation: MKFAIRAALAAFCVTTAAACAAGPASAPAVPAESIKMFPQAAAGQQRVAIALPALENEGDARVELMIGKTLQTDCNQQWFGGELTAEDVKGWGYTYYQLTDVKGPASTLMACPGQAPQQRFVQVRGDGQLLRYNSRLPLVVYVPDGFEVRYRVWHASKDVQHAAKQ
- a CDS encoding site-specific integrase, encoding MWMTHCYSPQTGYSMASILKIGDRWRAQIRRRGQSIAKTFRTKGAAEAWAREIEGGIDKGQGAVDEQTITVGELVRLYRSARNDSGRPVAEKSNEAYMLKRLESHFDDEVAAKLSTKRLVKFAQERKKEGAGQYTIDMDISKLGTVYKHMASLLDLRLPHAPSIARPTLDHLQLIGPGKHRDRRPTRDEIVKIFQWFAEHPEREQAVPDVIRVAMKSAFRRGELFRLTWSDLDVERRLALVRDRKHPRQKKGNDEWVPLIGDSLEVLLRQARYPVPPAYEAKRKADPTIEPHPNEYIFRFDKSTASKYFKLACVDKGIVDLRLHDLRHEATSALFEDGWDIPEVAAVTGHKDWRNLKRYTNLRPDQVAKKGQLKLVNE
- a CDS encoding ead/Ea22-like family protein; translated protein: MENFTSNYDALQAAAERATKGNWINVGAWVENERDDLKDICDCRPNGNEDDEQALLDAAYIALANPDTILRLLREWRTAREATSQHPTQASVAANQLCLCGTVLAHTHHHCATPVMWRMYEESNAFRNTTAAARDILTERHRQIQHEGLTPDRDDGYTEAELPRAAAAYVLSACGFSNAVTLDFWPWITDWWKPTTPRRNLVKAAALILAEIERIDRDPGDESHHDHLNGGSL
- a CDS encoding SDR family NAD(P)-dependent oxidoreductase yields the protein MDRLQGKRALITGGSRGIGAAIAKRLAADGADVAITYEKSAERAQAVVAGIEALGRRAVAIQADSADPVAVRNAVDRAAEAFGGLDILVNNAGIFRAGALDDLTLDDIDATLNVNVRAVIVASQAAARHLGEGGRIVSTGSCLATRVPDAGMSLYAASKAALIGWTQGLARDLGSRGITVNIVHPGSTDTDMNPADGEHAGAQRSRMAIPQYGKADDVAALVAFVVGPEGRSVNGAGLTIDGGANA